The Sus scrofa isolate TJ Tabasco breed Duroc chromosome 6, Sscrofa11.1, whole genome shotgun sequence region ggccggagatcaaacctttgtcctcatggatgctagtcaggttcatttccgctgagccatgacaagaactcctgtgtcatattttagattctgcatgtaagtgatatcatatggtatttgtccttctgtttgtagcttacttcacttagtatgataatctctagttgcaccgcGTTGCTGCACACTCTATTTTCTATTGTCACTTAAAGTGGCTAGGGTGCCTGCCTCAGGCTGAATAACTCTCTAGGGTTGCTGGCCACTGCTATAGAAGTCAACTGGGTTTCTGATTTTTCCTGTGTGTCTCTTGGTACAGAGGGCAGGGGTAGGGATTGGTGGCATAAAGGGAAGGGCCAAAGAGTCACTTCTCTGTGGGGCTAAGTGGGCTTACATGGAGTGACACCCTGCTCACCTGTCAACACCCTCTAATTCCTACCTTGCCCCCTCAACATCTCTGTCCCGAGCCACACTACCCCTCTATCCCCTACTCCAAGTGACATTGGGCTCCAGGGACTCCAGGGCCACCTAGGTTAGGAACATTCCAGAAAGGAAAGCCCTTGAAGCAAGTAGAAAGTAAGTGTCGAAGAATTCCTCACCCTAAGTCTGGCACTattggaagaaagaaggaaacacagcTGGGATGGAGATTGGGTCGTCAGGGAAGTTCTGTGCCCAGAAGGAGAGGCAGACCACTCTGACAGATTTGGTCTTTCCATCTGCTATACTTAGAGGGTTTTAATAGCTCCATCCCACAGATCCCAACCTCTCTGCCTTGAAAGACTGGCTTTGCTAGCAAGGGTACCCAAAGCCTTCTGCCAAGAGGAGGCTATGGGGGTGGAGCAGTGATAAATCAAGGTCTGAAATGGCAGTTTGGTCAGTCACTGCCATGTACCAGATTTTGCTAGACTAAGGATCTTCCTGGCTCTGGGTGGCCTTGATTTTCCTCAAGCTCCATAACCACTTTTTGAGAAGAGGGGACTTTACTCTTACAGGGTGGAGTTTCAGGACTCAGCTAGTTCTCTCTCTGGGCTCCTCTAAGCAACACTGCCAATCATAGGAGGGGCCAAGCTGCTGCACCGGTACACATTGAATGGTAATCTCACCTGTAGCTTAATAGTTTAATAGCCTGCATTAGACCCATTTGCAGGATTTGGGTTTCACTCCTGTTAAGCTCATTTAAGTGAGTTTGCAATTCAAACAGTTTCCCCAAAGCTGGAGGaaatattccttttattattttctggtgGGGAGAGGTAGAGCTCTCTGAAACTTCCCTGAGCAATGGAAGATCAGTGGAGTCAGGAGGCTCTGCTGTGGCAAGTACTGATCTCTACCCTCTAATTCCTACCTCGCCCCCTCAACATCTCTGACCCAAGCCACACTACCCCCTCTATCCCCCACTGCAAGTGACATTGGGCTCCAGGGACTCCGGGGCCACCTGGGGTAGGAACATTCCAGAAAAGCCTGTGGGATGAGAGAATAAATAGTTGTGCTGCTTTGCCTTGTTATCTGGgtcaggaaagaaaatatttgtgagtgTATGCCATGTAAGCCTTTTCTAGCACCTTTGGGAGCTGCCCTCTTCTGGGCAGTCCCTAAGTCCTATTCAGCCCACTTGTcagcaggagggaaggagggtaGGCCTTGAAGGTTTAGACTTAGGAATAGTTCTGGCCTAACATTGAGAACCTCAGAGAGGAGAAAAGGTTGACCTGGGCACTCCCAGGAGTCCTCAGGGTCAGAGAAAGgggtccccaccctcctcccaacTTGGGATGATGATGGGAGGAAATTGGCAAGAGGCCCCTCACTGTTGGATACCCTGCTCACCTGTCAAAGGCTGGTGTTGGGTGCCAGGTTCTATGGCTGGCCATCTAGCCTCAGTTTGTTTTGGAAATCAGTGTTAGGGTTTGTTGTGTTAGAAGGAGCCTGGCCAGGGAGGCAAGAGGTGTGGTTCTGACTTCTATTCTGAAGAAGCCCCTTCATTCTCTGGGTCTGAGTGTCCTCAGTTATAAAGTTGTGAAATGGATTATCTACTGTCTAAGGTTCTTCTGGTCTGACATTTTATGATATTCTGAGCTACAGACCAAAATGACTCTCTTTGGTAGCCCCCTGGACTGAGGGCCCTGTCAGCAAGCTCAGAGCTGAGGCTTGGCACTGGGCCCCATCAATCCTTAGCTGGGCTTAGTTTGTTGACTCATCCTTTTCCCTGCTGTGAAAGCAGAGAGGCCATGACTGAGGTCCTAATTGCAGGAAGGCAAGCTGTGATGTCAGGACTCTGGGCCAGGGCTGAGGTAAAAGGCTTTTGATTTCCCTATGGAGCATCCTTAGGCAGTCTGGCTCTGTGCTAATGGAAGGGGCCtggtatgtgtctttttctaggcAGGGCTGCCAGTGGAAGAATCAGCACAATGTGACACACTggggggggtgaggaggggaggggtgatGACACTGAGGGGTCAGCAGGGTATGAATGACATTACCTTTATGCGGACAGTTGACCAGACCATATTGGTATAAAAGGTGTCTTTATTGAGGTCTGGGTAGGAATTAGGCACTTGGCCAGAGCAGCAGCTTAAATATGAGGCAAGCAGGCAGGGGTTAGCCATGCCCGGGGctaggttggggtggggaggctaTAGACACAGACTCTCCCCAGACAGACAGAAGttgaggagaggaggggaagggaacaCAGAGCAGTCTGGATCAGAGGCCTCATCGGCTGGCCCCGTGGGGCTGAGCAGGAAGCGCTAGTTGGCAGGTCCAGCAAGGAGGGGACCGGGCTTTCTGCTCCACATGCCCCTTAAGACCAGGCCTAACCTCTGGCAGGAGCAGTCACACTGGGGTGCAGCGGGGGGGCCTTCCCAGGCCTCACTTCTTCACCTTGGCATCATAGGTGCCTGCATTCTTGTAAGCACTCACATAGCCACTGTCATCCAGGATGTCTTGCCGCCCAGCAATGCCCTTGCCCTTTCCGCTCTCATCAAAGCGTTCCTTGTGGGATCCTGTGTACTTGCTGGTGTCGGTCAGCCGTTCCACAGCACCCCctgtttttgctttctgtttggaCAGAGTTCCAAGAACACCTGGTTAGGGAGCCCAGCTCTTCCAACCCCAGCCAAGATTCCCCACATCCCCTTCAGTGGCCACCCGAGACCAGCAGGGCACTTACAGTGACGCCCACATTGGCTGGTTCCTTGCCTGCCACCAGCTGACAGATGGCATCGAAGGCCTCCTCCTTGCTCTTCCCCTTGAATCGCTTGGGTGCCAGCTCTTCTAGGGCTTTCTTGAACTCCTCATAGTTGATGACCCGAGCAGACTTCCCCCTGTCATGTATGTGGGCACCATGAGTTTTCccccttctccacatcctccctgGTTCCAGCCCCCCAGTTCCCCTTCTGGGAACATCAGAAGCAGGGACAGCCTGAGGCTTACTTGACTTTGGAGAAGACAATGTCGACATCGGTCCCTGTCACAGCTTTTCCGTCAGCCACCTTGCAGTCCTTGCACAGCTTGGCCCAGTTCTTGCCATTCATCTCTTGCCCACTGGCCTTGGGGTCACCATGGATGGCAAACTTGCGGAAGCTTTCCTCCAgcccagccacatctgtgctTGCTGCCATGCCACCCTGTAGGGACCCACCATGGTCACCTCTCAGCCAAGCCCCCCATCCAAGACACAGACCATTACTGCCTCCACCTCAAAGCTTACAAGGATGAAGCTGTAGGTACTTCTGCCACATACCCTCAGAGCTGGAGAAGGAGTTTCCTGGGGAGAAGGGCCAGCACAGTGTCTGAATAGCTCCCAGAGCTATGAGGAGGAGCCCTAAGAGAAAAGGTCCTGTCATTTAATGCCAGCCTGGCCCAGAGTGGAGTTCAAAGATGAAATCATGATGCTCATACCAGGCTGGGAACAGAGTGGCACTGTCCAGAAAGACTGTGAGGGCAGCAGCTGGGACCGTGGCTTTGTCTGGCCCTGGCACAAGGCCTGCCTTGGTGGAAGTGAAGGTGGCAGAGAAGGCCTCTTCCCTGGGAGTTCCATGCCAAGCTGGGTCAGGGCAAGGCCAGGCTGCTGGTTGGGCAGGTATTTAATGATGACAGTGACTATATCAGGGTCATGAGGACCCAATAAGACCCACCCCAGGCTGAGAAGGGAGCCAGAGCATGAGCAGGAGTGCATGCCCTAGGCAGGGGTGCAGCTGGCCAAGCTAGGACCTTGTTACTATTTGCTGTTAAACAAAAACATGAGGGGAGGGGGAACTTGGGGCTGGCCTGGCCACAGTTTGTGAAGCCTGGAGACAGTTGCTAAGGGAGGGTGGTGCTGCTTGGAGAATGTTGCTAAGGGCAGAATGGTGTCAGGGCAGCTCAGGGAGAAGCTCCCAgtgctgctgggctgggctggagaaCAGGGGCTCACGGGTGGGGCACACCAACACTCCCAGCGCCTGGAGCACAACTGTAGCTTCCTGGCCCCTTGCCACCCACTTGGGCTGTAACCTCAGAGTTTGTAGAGTTTAGGAGGAGCAGGAGATCTGGGGGGCTGGCCCAGGTAAGAGTTGTAAAATTATGAATCCCCAGAGGCCTGCTGGCAAATGAGACTGTAGCCTGGGTTCTGTAGCCCCCACAGAGGCACTCTGCACTGAAGCACACTTCCCCAGTGTACACCTTCAGCTTTCCTTGGAGGCCTcctggccacacccagagcaccACCACACAGGCCCACACTC contains the following coding sequences:
- the TPPP3 gene encoding tubulin polymerization-promoting protein family member 3 produces the protein MAASTDVAGLEESFRKFAIHGDPKASGQEMNGKNWAKLCKDCKVADGKAVTGTDVDIVFSKVKGKSARVINYEEFKKALEELAPKRFKGKSKEEAFDAICQLVAGKEPANVGVTKAKTGGAVERLTDTSKYTGSHKERFDESGKGKGIAGRQDILDDSGYVSAYKNAGTYDAKVKK